In the genome of Erpetoichthys calabaricus chromosome 18, fErpCal1.3, whole genome shotgun sequence, the window TAGATGGAAAATAGAAAACCTGGCTTTAGTTGAAACTCTTTTGTTGAAATTGggctcttcttttttctttagttgTTTTTATTTCGTCTTATCAGTACTACTCAAAAGAATGAGGATGTCGGTACATAGTAATTGGCTGAAATAAGTTTGATGAGCTCATATCCCCCCAAACAGAATGCTAACTTTAATTTTGTGTGAGGAATTTTCCTTTTAGACTGGAAATGATAACTTCTCcctttgtttcattttcctttgtcTTTTAGGGTTCAGAAGTCATTCATGAATACTGTTTTCCATGAAGCATAACATATAAAGCCAATGGAGGAACTACAGGGCTCATATGGCCTTTTAATGCAGGAAGAAGTAAAAAGTGAAGAGGCCAGTTCTTGTCAGAACTGTAACATGGGTACCATTGAAGAAATGAACAGGGTCCCTCCAGGATGGGTTAAAGTGGTTCATCAGAGGCTTACCGGGAAAACAGCTGGAAAATATGATGTTTTTATGATCAGGTAGGTCCCTTGAGTACTCGATCATTTAATCAGGAGTAGCAGTTTATGTAAGGCAGTTACAATTTAGATTCAGGATAAACTGCTTCTTTTACAATTACCAGTGatatatgcaaaaaatatttttagaatgtaCATTTTTATCAATAAGTTAACAGGCTTTACTTTTAACAGGAGGTACAGGACCAGACTTCAGTCAGACATAGGGtagcaatgtatatatttaagcaacattttaaatttcttagTCCGCAGGGAAAGAAATTCCGATCCAAAGCAGCACTTAAGAAGTTTCTGCAGAACACGGACGACTGTAATCTTACAATTACAGATTTTGATTTCTCTGTTCCAAAGTCTAATGCTTTAAAGCTTGCAAGGAAATGGAGCAAAGTTTCAAAAAATGACACTGACACTCAAATCAGTGCTGATGCCACATATAAAGAGGAAGGCATTCCCCAAGCAGCATCTCTAATGTGTGAATCAAAGGAGCCATGCCACACCATATCTTTTACACAGTCCAAAGTGAATGAACATTTAGAACTGTGTCGTGAGCCTGGAAATAATGTTGGAGCTATAAGTGAAACGCACCATAGCAACTGTGGTTCAGAGCAAAAAAACGTTCAGAAAATGAAGCATGGATGTGGAACTATGTCTTTGAAAAGTAAGCTGGAACAGAATAATATTGTTTCAGCCAGTCCTGGAAAGGGGATAAATGAAAGCATTCAGTCTACAAAATTTGAAGGTAAAAGAAGAAATTCGTCCAGGGATTCTGAAAAAGGAAACACAAAGAAGTGTAAACTAAAAGGTTTGAGTGTAAGGCAGCTGAAGAACAAAGTTAAGCAAAGGATTCTAAGAAGTGATAAAGAATCAGACATGAACATCAAACAGGAAAGTAACTCCATCTCCTCTTCTACTGAGGAAAAGCCTGTGGATCATCCCCATGTTGATGACGGCAGACACGGTTCTCTCGATGTAGACGCTGTGATTGAAAACGGCAGTGACGTATTGTCTTCTCAGGATGGGAATGATGCAGCATTGAGGCAAAGCCAAGGTAAAGTTTATTATTAGGTGGTTCATGTAGTGCCACTTCTGCCAGTTTTAAAAAGCGCAGGTTGTTCCTGTTGGTCATGAGGTACAGCATGTATGTATATGCTTGTGTAGTGGTAGGACACTTTATTAACACAAATATATAACAGTATAAATGTATAACAGACTCCCGAAGAGTGCAGTGAAAATATCTGTAAAATAAAGTTGGTATGTGATATGCAGTATTCTGCCTGGTTCAGGTATCACAAATGAGAAGGCCAA includes:
- the mbd4 gene encoding methyl-CpG-binding domain protein 4; the protein is MEELQGSYGLLMQEEVKSEEASSCQNCNMGTIEEMNRVPPGWVKVVHQRLTGKTAGKYDVFMISPQGKKFRSKAALKKFLQNTDDCNLTITDFDFSVPKSNALKLARKWSKVSKNDTDTQISADATYKEEGIPQAASLMCESKEPCHTISFTQSKVNEHLELCREPGNNVGAISETHHSNCGSEQKNVQKMKHGCGTMSLKSKLEQNNIVSASPGKGINESIQSTKFEGKRRNSSRDSEKGNTKKCKLKGLSVRQLKNKVKQRILRSDKESDMNIKQESNSISSSTEEKPVDHPHVDDGRHGSLDVDAVIENGSDVLSSQDGNDAALRQSQGEFSMKMYVDKRKRSPYFSSKFSEEGLSPPRRNIFKKWTPPRSPFSLVQETLFHDPWKLLIATIFLNRTSGKMAIPVLWQFLEHYPSPEMARRADWKEIAELLKPLGLNELRAKTIVKFSDEYLTKNWKYPIELHGIGKYGNDSYRIFCVNEWKQVTPQDHKLNKYHAWLLENHEELGI